A window of the Desulfovibrio sp. genome harbors these coding sequences:
- a CDS encoding PilZ domain-containing protein has translation MSDKRKRSRVDAGFEAVLSCGAIEKHPVKVKNVSLKGMLCEHAPEIARRKGCTVTITLSDTVSFSIEVRMVRNDAKGLALDFVGMDETAFFHLRNLVRYHSQDPDSIDKELSVPAFMTPHT, from the coding sequence ATGTCGGACAAACGCAAGCGCAGCCGGGTGGACGCGGGATTCGAAGCGGTTTTGTCCTGTGGAGCAATAGAGAAGCATCCGGTGAAGGTAAAAAACGTAAGCCTGAAGGGGATGCTTTGCGAACACGCACCGGAGATTGCACGCCGCAAGGGATGCACTGTTACTATTACGCTTTCGGACACGGTTTCCTTCAGCATCGAGGTACGCATGGTCCGAAACGATGCCAAGGGGTTGGCGCTTGATTTCGTGGGCATGGACGAAACCGCGTTTTTTCACCTGAGAAATCTGGTTCGTTACCACTCCCAGGACCCGGATTCCATCGACAAGGAGCTTTCCGTCCCGGCTTTTATGACCCCTCACACCTAG
- a CDS encoding nitroreductase family protein — MDAIECIQTRRSIRKFLEKPVNDDLVKQLLEAAMSAPSAHNEQPWHFVVVANKDTLKAISEAGSRPAAGAAAGILVCGEPGIAKAQGTWPLDCSAATQNILLCANALGLGSVWTAAYPDEGRMAKYRELLGIPQTIMPFAFVCLGWPEKPGWKENRFKQERIKQEKWS; from the coding sequence ATGGACGCCATTGAATGCATCCAGACCAGGCGGTCCATCAGGAAGTTTTTGGAGAAACCCGTCAACGACGACCTCGTGAAACAGCTGCTTGAAGCGGCCATGTCCGCGCCGTCGGCCCACAACGAGCAACCCTGGCACTTTGTGGTGGTCGCGAACAAGGACACGCTCAAAGCAATTTCCGAGGCCGGTTCCAGACCGGCGGCTGGCGCCGCGGCCGGGATACTTGTCTGCGGGGAGCCCGGCATCGCCAAGGCTCAGGGAACCTGGCCGTTGGACTGCTCCGCCGCCACCCAGAACATCCTCCTCTGCGCCAATGCCTTGGGCCTTGGAAGCGTCTGGACAGCGGCCTACCCGGATGAAGGCCGCATGGCCAAATACCGCGAGCTGCTTGGCATACCGCAAACGATCATGCCGTTCGCGTTCGTCTGTCTGGGATGGCCCGAAAAGCCGGGCTGGAAGGAGAACCGGTTCAAGCAGGAAAGGATCAAGCAGGAAAAGTGGTCCTGA
- a CDS encoding heme NO-binding domain-containing protein, which translates to MKAGTKILFLGIGLCVLIVAAYLAGNVYVAAAMAAIGLAASWFLSIQIQKPLDVLQSGFELLNAKKREFLLDEVTSWAQQGPLPALISEVVEFNMRRREFYRGAVHSLGTPFLMCDLKGVITHVSNSLLELLKKSEKDVVGKTVGQAFYNREGESITEKVMRQGVKSVDEHSITLWDGREMEIWAYIDAIRSSNGEALGAVMSMVDLTETKKQQRHIEENGQKMIQIGEEVNGLAQRVASASEELSATADEQARGAMQQKSQSETVATAMEEMTSTVMEVAKNASTSSEAATVANQAAATGAQQVHDAVEGINLVANSTRKLGQVLSTLDGQAAEIGRIISVINDIADQTNLLALNAAIEAARAGEAGRGFAVVADEVRKLAEKTMTATKEVENSILQIQDGSRQCVASMQETEQYVESSTVSTAKTGEALEEITNRIQDMTSQVMQIATAAEEQSAAAEEINRSIEDIANVAAESEEAAVQTAQATRDLAQLSQELLTLSQQFSGSKTDLSKMRVSGGDMKGVLPKLMSEYIRMEFGANVHQAVQAEIGNPTFLPGQSYPDQVLRQMAEIVSKKTGKNQKDIFVGLGRYTVPQFNKMYKRYFKASGLKEFYLTMNDTHARLTKDFPGIQPPRFTYEDKGNTLVMTYHSKRGYAEYYEGILRGAADFFKEPVDISVSMQNDGSARAEIVFKGPRALRA; encoded by the coding sequence ATGAAGGCAGGCACGAAGATACTCTTTCTGGGAATTGGGCTGTGCGTACTGATAGTTGCGGCTTACCTCGCGGGCAACGTCTACGTTGCGGCAGCCATGGCGGCCATTGGACTCGCAGCCTCCTGGTTTCTTTCCATCCAGATCCAGAAGCCCCTAGACGTGCTCCAGTCTGGATTTGAACTTCTCAATGCGAAGAAACGCGAGTTTCTTCTGGACGAAGTAACCAGCTGGGCGCAGCAAGGGCCCCTGCCCGCCCTCATCTCAGAGGTTGTCGAATTCAACATGCGCCGCCGGGAATTCTACCGGGGCGCCGTCCACTCCCTGGGAACGCCGTTTCTCATGTGCGACCTGAAAGGCGTTATCACGCACGTCAGCAATTCGCTCCTCGAACTCCTCAAGAAATCCGAAAAGGACGTCGTCGGCAAGACCGTGGGTCAGGCGTTCTACAACCGCGAGGGGGAATCCATAACCGAAAAGGTGATGCGCCAGGGAGTGAAGTCCGTCGATGAGCATTCGATAACACTTTGGGACGGCAGGGAAATGGAAATCTGGGCGTATATCGACGCCATCCGGAGCAGCAACGGAGAAGCCCTTGGCGCGGTCATGTCCATGGTCGACCTCACCGAAACGAAGAAGCAGCAAAGGCACATTGAGGAAAACGGCCAAAAGATGATCCAAATCGGCGAAGAGGTGAACGGCCTGGCCCAGCGCGTGGCTTCCGCCTCCGAAGAGCTTTCCGCCACTGCCGACGAACAGGCCAGAGGGGCGATGCAGCAGAAGAGCCAGTCCGAAACCGTGGCCACTGCCATGGAGGAGATGACTTCCACCGTCATGGAGGTGGCCAAGAACGCTTCCACCTCCTCCGAAGCCGCCACCGTGGCCAACCAGGCCGCCGCTACCGGAGCGCAGCAGGTTCACGACGCTGTGGAAGGGATCAATCTCGTGGCCAACTCCACCCGCAAGCTCGGACAGGTGCTCTCGACCCTGGATGGGCAGGCCGCCGAGATAGGCCGGATAATAAGCGTCATCAACGATATTGCGGACCAGACGAACCTTCTCGCCTTGAACGCGGCCATCGAAGCCGCTCGTGCGGGCGAGGCGGGCCGGGGCTTCGCGGTGGTCGCCGATGAAGTGCGCAAGCTGGCCGAAAAAACCATGACCGCCACCAAGGAAGTCGAAAACTCCATACTGCAGATTCAGGACGGCTCGCGCCAATGCGTGGCGTCCATGCAGGAAACCGAACAGTACGTCGAATCAAGCACCGTCTCCACAGCCAAGACAGGCGAAGCTCTCGAAGAGATCACCAACCGCATTCAGGACATGACCAGCCAGGTGATGCAGATCGCCACGGCGGCCGAAGAGCAGTCCGCAGCGGCCGAAGAGATCAACCGCAGCATCGAGGACATCGCCAACGTGGCGGCCGAATCCGAAGAGGCCGCCGTGCAGACTGCCCAGGCCACCAGGGACCTGGCCCAGCTCTCCCAGGAACTTTTGACGCTCTCCCAGCAGTTTTCCGGCAGCAAGACCGACCTGAGCAAGATGCGGGTATCGGGCGGAGACATGAAGGGCGTGCTCCCGAAACTAATGAGTGAGTACATCCGGATGGAGTTCGGGGCCAATGTCCACCAAGCCGTCCAGGCGGAGATCGGCAACCCGACCTTCCTGCCAGGGCAAAGCTACCCCGACCAGGTTCTCAGACAAATGGCTGAAATAGTTTCGAAAAAAACAGGAAAAAACCAGAAGGACATCTTCGTCGGGTTGGGACGGTACACAGTTCCCCAGTTCAACAAAATGTATAAGCGCTACTTCAAGGCCAGCGGGCTCAAGGAATTCTATTTGACCATGAACGACACCCATGCCCGCCTGACCAAGGATTTTCCTGGCATCCAACCGCCGCGCTTCACATACGAGGACAAGGGCAACACGCTGGTGATGACCTACCATTCGAAACGCGGCTACGCAGAGTACTACGAAGGAATTTTGCGCGGTGCGGCCGACTTTTTCAAGGAACCGGTGGACATAAGCGTATCCATGCAAAATGATGGTTCCGCCAGGGCGGAAATCGTGTTCAAAGGTCCACGGGCGTTGCGGGCGTAA